In the genome of Afipia felis ATCC 53690, the window ATCATGATGAAGCTGAATCCTACGCAACATTTAACGCCACAAGGCGTTATCAAACTCTCACTCGGAAAAAAACGACACGTTCTGCTGAAGCCGGTCTGACGGACTTCGTGCCGTTTACTGCATGGACTGGAAATCCGGCGGCAGGCTTTGCTGCTTGCCGGTGTTGAAGTCGAAAATCTTGCGCAGCACGCCCGGCGCCATCGCCGAGATCGGATTGACGCGCAGCACGGGCGCGCCCGGCGTGCCGACGACTTCATAGGTCACGCCGATTAGTCCCTCGTTGCTGCCGCCGCCGAGCACCAGGCCCACAATCGGAATCTGCCCGAACATGTTGTTGAGCCCGTACATCGGCACGAAGGTGCCGCTCATCCGCACCTGATTGGATGTATAATCGATGTCACCCTCAATGGTCGCGCCGACGGCAGGCCCGCGCACCACGCCGTCCTTGATCCGAAGCTGGCCGGTCTGGCGGGTGAATTCGGTGCGCATGCGCGTGAAGGCAATGCCCTTCGGATTGACGTTGCCGCCATTGTTGACCACGCGGTCCAGCGCCGCCTCTCCCTTGACAGTGAAATCGGTGACGTTGAGGAGTCCCTCCTGCGGCGTATCATCAGCCGTCGGCGTATCCATCGCCACCCACATCTCGCCGCCGACCATCTTCGAATAGGTGTCGGTGAAACGGAAGAGCGCTCCCGCATCGTGTGTTTCGACGAACAGCAAATCGCGGCCTCCCCGCCCGCGCGAGCGCAGGCTACCGGTCACCGGCGTGTCCCGCCCCAGTTTTCCGGACAGCGAAAAAGCACGGATCGTGCCGGCACGCCGCGATAGCTTGAGATCGACGCTGCGAAGCGCTTCGCCATAATAACCTGCAATCGCACCAAGCTTGGCATCGACATCAAAATTGTCGAGCTTGACCGCCGACTTGCCGGCGTTGCTCTTCGTGCTGCCGGACAGTGCGCTCTTGATGAACCCGCGTCCGTCGAACACGTCGCCACGCAGCGTGACCTTGAGCGAGCCGTCGCTCGTCCGCTCCGCCCTGAGCGAAGCCTTGTCGCCTTCGGACGGTGAGAACGTCGGAAATACCGCGCTGACCAGATCATTATTCTGATCAACTTCGACGGTCCCCTTGATCGATGTCCCGCTGCCGTCGATGACGACATCCTCGAAGCGCGTGCCTTGCGGCTTGTGAACCACGTTGAAAGTGATACGGCCTGCCTTACCGGCGAGTTTGGTCCAGCCCGGCAGGATGTTGTCGATCTTGGCGGGCGTAAGATCCGCCTCTACGCCGAGCTTGCTGTCGTCGCCACCGATCTTGCCGCTGATCTTCACCGGGATCGCGCCAGAGACACTCGGTCCGAGGTCGACCCCGAGCTTGGCACGCGCGTTGTCGTCCAGCGTCGCCGCGAGACGGATGTCCGCATCGCCGTCGGCATCCTTGTGATAATCGATCGAAGCTGGCTGACCCGCGATCTTCACGTCGCCCTTGACGCGATACCCCTGATTGTCGGCAACGAGCTTGAGCGCATTGGCTTCCAGCTTCTGGTTCATCGCGAGCTTGTCGATCGAGATGGCGCCGAGATCGACGTTGACGGAATATTTGGTGTCTTCCTTGGTCAGCGCGGTCTTCAGCGGCATGTTCAGCGTGATGACCGCCGCGACATTACCCTTGCTGGTGGCGGGATCGATCATGTTCCCGCTCACGTCTTTTAGCCGGTCCGATTGCAGGATTTCGGCGGCAGCCGGCACCGGTCCGTCGATGCGGAATCGCACGCTGGCGGGCGCGGGCTTCGGCACCAGATCAGGAACCTGGAACAGGACATCGGAGATCGTGAGCTTGCGCCCAGCCGGCGTATCGACGCCGCCCTGACCGATTGTGACCTTCACCGTCCTGCCGCTAACATGGCCTTTCATATCAGCGTTGTGGACCACAGGCATTTCGTCCAGCGGGTGCAGTTCTACGCCTGACGCCGAGAAATCGACCGACAGACCCTCATCCGGAATCGGCGGACCGCCACGCGCAAGCGTATGGATCGGCGCATTCACCGCGATATCGAGATGCTGCAGCGTGCCGCTGTTAACGCGATCGATCAACCATTCGCGCACTTCCGGGGCGATCAGGATCGGCCAGATGTTCTTCAGCGTCGACGCAGGCATCGCCGTGGTGGCAAGACCGAGTTGGACCTGTGCCGCCGGTACCGAGTAATCGACCGCGCCTGAGCCCGCAACTCCGACATCCCCGTTGCTGATATCGCACTGGGTCATGACGATCCGGCGATGTTCGGTATCGAACCGCAACCGCACCGCAATGCGATTGAAGATGACCGGATTTTCGCCTTTGGGACCGGCGAGCAGGATCGTTCCGCCAGACAGGCCGAGCTGCCAGTTCGGCGTGCGTCCGTTGGGAGCTTCGAGATGCGCGAGCGATGTCACGCGATTGCTGCCCGATGCAATCTGGAACGGCGCGACCATGACGCGCCTCCCTGCATCCCAATCGAGCCGCGCCTCGATGTGATCGATCGCCATCGGATAGTCCGGCGTGGCGCGATCGATGATGCTGCCCCTGCCGATGGACAGGACGCCGCCGAGATAGGTCGGCAAGCCGTCGCGACCGACCTCGCCCTTGATCTCGCCGCTCAGCAACATGCCATCGGTGGTGTAGGTGAAGTCCTTCAGCCGCGCGGCGAGGATCAAGTTCTTGGTCGGCACCTTGTTGGCGACGAGTTCGACGGGGCGCACGCCGTTCGCTGGCGCGCCGACGCCGACGCGCAGCGACCAGGCGTCAGCGCCTTCCTCGCCCACGGTCATAACGACGCCGCCCGCAGACGGCCGCCTCAGGCTAAGGCTGATATTGTCGAAGGAAAATTTCGTCTTGCTCTGCTGGTCGTCGACCAGCAGCGAGCCGTTGCGCAAACCGATCTCGTTCAGACTCTGACCGTCGAGCCCCCTGGAGCCGAGCGTGTCGAGCCAGTTCATCACGGCAAGCAGGCCGGGCGCGGACGCCGGAACCGCTGACGGCTGTTGTCCCGACGCAACCGGTGTCTGCGGATAGTCTGGCGGCGCGATCACCAACGGTTTCGTCGGCACCTTGCCCGTGGCGAGCGGCTGCGTGGTGCCCGCGGTCGAAACGATCACTTCGCCGTCCGGCGTAATCCGCACCGACAATTCGGCATCGACGAGTCGCAGCGTCTCTGCACGCAGCGTGCCGAACAGAAGCGCCATGCCGGACAGGCGGACTTCCGCTTTCGGCGCGCTCGCGACGATTGCCTTGTTATGGTCGCGCACCACGATGTCACGCAGGCGTACCGCGACTCTGATCCGCCCTGCGCGTTCGATCTGAGTGCCGCCGACCTCGACGGTGTGGTCGCGCCCGAGGTTCTGCTCGATGGCGGAAGCAAGCCACGGGGTGACGACGTCAAGATTGATCGGCCCCGCACCGAGACGCAGCCACAATCCGAAAAAGCCGACACCGAAGATGACGGCGAGAACACCAAAAGTGGCGAGGGTCCGGCGCAGCCAGACGGTATCCAGAATCCGATGCGTGAGCCTTGTGAACGGCGCGGTCAGGCGATGCAGGCCGACGCGGCGGCGCTTCAGCAGACGGCGTGCCTGATGGCAGCGCTCATCCTCCCACTCGGGAGCATCCCAATGGCTGGTCTGAGGTCGCGACGCTTTCTGAGGCTTCGAGTCCTGCATTGCCTCACGTTGGCGTTGAGCGTTGATCGGCAGCGGTGCAGGTTCTGATCGCCGGAAAAAAGGGCTCAGAACGCGGCATGCGACAAATCCCGTCTGTTATATATCCCGTCCAACAGCGGGCGTGGCGAATCCCGCGTCAGTGTATCCCAAGGCCGGTAAATCCCAAGGCTGGCAAATGCCCAGCAGGCGATTCCGGCAGACCCCTCACTGCCGCAGCGTCAGGCAGGGTCAATTGACGGGCTGAAAGCGACGAAAGGAAGGCGTATGGCAAGGAAAACCAACAAGAAAACCTCCAAGAAGGTCTCCGCGAAGGCGTCCAAGAAGTCACCCCGGAAAGCCGTCCCGAAAGCGGGCGGAACGAAGGCTGTTTCGCCGCGGGCCAAGACGCCACTGAACAAGATCCCCCTGAATAAGACGCCAGCGGCGGAGAAAGCTGCCGGCAAGACCCATGCTCTCGCCGAAGGCATGGCAGCACCAACCTTCCGGCTGTCTCGCGACGACGGCAGCAGCGTCTCGCTGAAGGACTTCGCCGGGCGCAACCTCGTCCTGTATTTCTATCCGCGCGCGGATACACCCGGCTGCACGCTGGAGGCCGCCGACTTCACCCGCCTCGCCTCCCGCTTCGAGGCGGCCGACACCGCGATTCTCGGCGTCTCCGCCGATCCGCAGGCCGCCCTGCAGCGCTTCCGCAAGAAGCACGCGCTCAGCATCGCCCTCGCCTCGGACGAGACGCACGCCATGCTCGAGGCTTACGGCGTGTGGGGCGAAAAAACCTTTATGGGAAGGACCTTCGACGGAATTCTTCGCACAACGGTTTGGATCGATCCAAAAGGCAAAATTGTCCGGATCTGGCGGAACGTCAAAGTCGCGGGCCATGCCGAAGCAGTGCTCGACGCCATTCGCGGGGTGTTTTCCTGAATATTAACCATGACGGTGTCAGATCGTCTCCGGCAGCCGCGCCGCTTGTTTGGCCGGCTCAGGAGTTCCGATGTCGCCGCCCTACCGTCAACACGCCTACACGCCCCACCACCATCCGCATGATGACGGGCGCCAAATGCCCCGCCGTCCGCCCTCATCACCGGCCCGAAACACCCCGCAGCCGCGATCCAACCCCCATAGCTACGCCCTCGTCCATCACGGCAAGCAGGTCCGCGTCGGGCCGGTCGTGTTCTGGATCATCACGGGCTCGATCATCCTGATGGGCGCGTGGTCGGCAGCGACCGCAACCTATTTTGCCTTTCGCGACGATGTGCTGACGCGTCTGATCGCCCGGCAAGCCGAGATGCAATACGCCTATGAAGATCGCATCGCAGAGCTTCGCTCCCGCATCGATCGTACGACGAGCCGTCAGTTGCTCGACCAGGAAGACTACGATCAGAAACTTTCACAGATCCTGCGCCGCCAGTCCACGCTCGAATCTCGCACCAATGCGCTGATGGGCCTGCCGGACAATGCGCCGACCGGTTCGATCCGGCCCTCGCATACGCCGCGTGGCGCGCCGAAGCCCTCCCCGATCAACGACATCGCGCCCGTCGAGACCACACCAGCCGATCGCGAAGCACGCCTCGGCGTGCGACCTTCGATTTTCGGCACGTCGCACAGCCGCATGGCGGCCAAACATGAATCAAACAAGGTGCTGGCACGTCTGGAGTCCTCTCTCGACAAGATCGAGAACCGGCAGATCGCAAGCCTGAACGCGGCCGAAAACCGTTACGACACGCGACTGCAGCGCGTGCGCGGCCTGATCTCCGATCTCGGGCTGAACATGGCGAAGCTCGAGGCCGCGACGCCGCGAGGCCATGTCGGCGGCCCCTATGTTCCGGTACGCGCTCCGGCGGCGAGCGCCAGCCCCTTTGACAAACAACTCTACCGCGTCGCATTGAGCCGCGCGCAGGTCGACAAGCTCAACCGCACGCTCGCGATGGTACCCTATCGCAAGCCGGTGGTCGGTGAGATTGAACTGTCCTCCGGCTTCGGCGTCCGCAACGACCCATTCTTGGGACGGCCGGCGATGCACACCGGCCTCGACTTCCGCGCCTCGACCGGCGACCCGGTGCGCGCCACCGCCGACGGCAGGGTCACGTCCGCCGGCTGGGCGGGCGGCTACGGGCGTATGGTCGAAATCGATCACGGCAACGGACTTGCGACCCGTTACGGGCATATGT includes:
- a CDS encoding DUF3971 domain-containing protein, whose product is MQDSKPQKASRPQTSHWDAPEWEDERCHQARRLLKRRRVGLHRLTAPFTRLTHRILDTVWLRRTLATFGVLAVIFGVGFFGLWLRLGAGPINLDVVTPWLASAIEQNLGRDHTVEVGGTQIERAGRIRVAVRLRDIVVRDHNKAIVASAPKAEVRLSGMALLFGTLRAETLRLVDAELSVRITPDGEVIVSTAGTTQPLATGKVPTKPLVIAPPDYPQTPVASGQQPSAVPASAPGLLAVMNWLDTLGSRGLDGQSLNEIGLRNGSLLVDDQQSKTKFSFDNISLSLRRPSAGGVVMTVGEEGADAWSLRVGVGAPANGVRPVELVANKVPTKNLILAARLKDFTYTTDGMLLSGEIKGEVGRDGLPTYLGGVLSIGRGSIIDRATPDYPMAIDHIEARLDWDAGRRVMVAPFQIASGSNRVTSLAHLEAPNGRTPNWQLGLSGGTILLAGPKGENPVIFNRIAVRLRFDTEHRRIVMTQCDISNGDVGVAGSGAVDYSVPAAQVQLGLATTAMPASTLKNIWPILIAPEVREWLIDRVNSGTLQHLDIAVNAPIHTLARGGPPIPDEGLSVDFSASGVELHPLDEMPVVHNADMKGHVSGRTVKVTIGQGGVDTPAGRKLTISDVLFQVPDLVPKPAPASVRFRIDGPVPAAAEILQSDRLKDVSGNMIDPATSKGNVAAVITLNMPLKTALTKEDTKYSVNVDLGAISIDKLAMNQKLEANALKLVADNQGYRVKGDVKIAGQPASIDYHKDADGDADIRLAATLDDNARAKLGVDLGPSVSGAIPVKISGKIGGDDSKLGVEADLTPAKIDNILPGWTKLAGKAGRITFNVVHKPQGTRFEDVVIDGSGTSIKGTVEVDQNNDLVSAVFPTFSPSEGDKASLRAERTSDGSLKVTLRGDVFDGRGFIKSALSGSTKSNAGKSAVKLDNFDVDAKLGAIAGYYGEALRSVDLKLSRRAGTIRAFSLSGKLGRDTPVTGSLRSRGRGGRDLLFVETHDAGALFRFTDTYSKMVGGEMWVAMDTPTADDTPQEGLLNVTDFTVKGEAALDRVVNNGGNVNPKGIAFTRMRTEFTRQTGQLRIKDGVVRGPAVGATIEGDIDYTSNQVRMSGTFVPMYGLNNMFGQIPIVGLVLGGGSNEGLIGVTYEVVGTPGAPVLRVNPISAMAPGVLRKIFDFNTGKQQSLPPDFQSMQ
- the bcp gene encoding thioredoxin-dependent thiol peroxidase, with translation MARKTNKKTSKKVSAKASKKSPRKAVPKAGGTKAVSPRAKTPLNKIPLNKTPAAEKAAGKTHALAEGMAAPTFRLSRDDGSSVSLKDFAGRNLVLYFYPRADTPGCTLEAADFTRLASRFEAADTAILGVSADPQAALQRFRKKHALSIALASDETHAMLEAYGVWGEKTFMGRTFDGILRTTVWIDPKGKIVRIWRNVKVAGHAEAVLDAIRGVFS
- a CDS encoding M23 family metallopeptidase, with protein sequence MSPPYRQHAYTPHHHPHDDGRQMPRRPPSSPARNTPQPRSNPHSYALVHHGKQVRVGPVVFWIITGSIILMGAWSAATATYFAFRDDVLTRLIARQAEMQYAYEDRIAELRSRIDRTTSRQLLDQEDYDQKLSQILRRQSTLESRTNALMGLPDNAPTGSIRPSHTPRGAPKPSPINDIAPVETTPADREARLGVRPSIFGTSHSRMAAKHESNKVLARLESSLDKIENRQIASLNAAENRYDTRLQRVRGLISDLGLNMAKLEAATPRGHVGGPYVPVRAPAASASPFDKQLYRVALSRAQVDKLNRTLAMVPYRKPVVGEIELSSGFGVRNDPFLGRPAMHTGLDFRASTGDPVRATADGRVTSAGWAGGYGRMVEIDHGNGLATRYGHMSQIDVKVGDIVKTGAVVGEVGSTGRSTGPHLHYETRINGEAVDPQRFLRAGTRFAQG